In the genome of Hippoglossus hippoglossus isolate fHipHip1 chromosome 4, fHipHip1.pri, whole genome shotgun sequence, one region contains:
- the LOC117759950 gene encoding nardilysin-like yields IQTHTSSLVCVQLLLTLIVDHLADFSAEPGVFTMFSEQLKKTYFNILIKPERLGKDVRLLILEHCRWSVIQKYQAVVKGLTVDDLMAFVTGLKAELYTEGLVQGNFTSTESREFLQYFTQKLQYQPLSAEVPVLFRVVELPHNNHLCKVKSLNKGDANSEVTVYYQSGLKNLREHALMELMVMHMEEPCFDFLRTKETLGYQVYPTCRNTSGVLGFSVTVETQATKFSTDFVEAKIQEFLVSFGERLASLSEEAFRTQVTALIKLKECEDAHLGEEVDRNWFEVVTQQYVFDRLNKEIQVLKLFTQEELVSWFLEHRNTRSRKLSVHVVGFGVEENDPPDQGVACGSDGSDNPPTSSYGEVSELTFLSASSPSLQDATLITDIRAFTSSLPLHPYHKILS; encoded by the exons ATTCAAACCCACACGTCTTCCCTCGTCTGTGTTCAGCTGCTGTTGACGCTGATCGTGGATCACCTGGCGGACTTCAGCGCCGAGCCGGGCGTCTTCACCATGTTCTcagagcagctgaagaaaaCCTACTTCAACATCCTCATCAAACCGGAGCGACTCGGGAA agacGTTCGTCTGCTGATCCTGGAGCACTGTCGCTGGTCAGTCATTCAGAAGTATCAGGCCGTTGTCAAAGGTCTGACCGTCGACGACCTCATGGCTTTTGTCACCGGGCTGAAGGCGGAGCTGTACACTGAGGGACTGGTTCAGGGAAACTTCACCAGCacg GAGTCCAGGGAGTTTCTGCAGTACTTCACCCA gaagctgcagtaCCAGCCTCTGTCTGCAGAGGTCCCCGTGTTGTTCCGGGTGGTGGAGCTGCCTCACAATAATCATCTCTGTAAAGTCAAATCTCTCAATAAGGGAGACGCCAACTCTGAAGTCACCGTCTACTACCAG TCGGGGCTGAAGAACCTCAGAGAGCACGCCCTCATGGAGCTGATGGTG ATGCACATGGAGGAGCCCTGCTTCGACTTCCTCAGGACGAAGGAGACACTGGG GTACCAGGTGTACCCAACCTGCAGGAACACCTCAGGAGTGCTGGGCTTCTCCGTCACCGTGGAAACACAGGCCACCAAGTTTAG CACCGACTTTGTGGAGGCGAAGATCCAAGAGTTCCTGGTCAGTTTCGGGGAGCGTCTGGCGAGTCTGAGCGAGGAGGCCTTCAGGACCCAGGTGACGGCCCTCATCAAGCTGAAGGAGTGCGAGGACGCTCACCTGGGAGAGGAAGTGGACCGCAACTGGTTTGAGGTGGTCACCCAGCAGTACGTCTTCGACCGGCTCAACAAGGAG ATCCAGGTTCTGAAGCTCTTCACTCAGGAGGAGCTGGTCTCCTGGTTCCTGGAGCACAGAAACACCAGGAGCAGGAAGCTCAGTGTTCAT GTGGTGGGTTTCGGGGTGGAGGAGAACGACCCACCGGATCAGGGCGTCGCCTGCGGCTCAGACGGCTCTGACaacccccccacctcatcctACGGCGAAGTCAGCGAGCTGACCTTCCTGTCGGCCTCCTCCCCGTCACTGCAGGACGCCACGCTCATCACCGACATCAGAGcgttcacctcctccctccccctgcaCCCCTACCACAAAATCCTCAGCTAG